One Felis catus isolate Fca126 chromosome D2, F.catus_Fca126_mat1.0, whole genome shotgun sequence DNA window includes the following coding sequences:
- the PLEKHA1 gene encoding pleckstrin homology domain-containing family A member 1 isoform X4 — protein sequence MPYVDRQNRICGFLDIEENENSGKFLRRYFILDTREDSFVWYMDNPQNLPSGSSRVGAIKLTYISKVSDATKLRPKAEFCFVMNAGMRKYFLQANDQQDLVEWVNVLNKAIKITVPKQSDSQPHSDNLSRQSECGKKQVSYRTDIVGGVPIITPTQKEEVNECGESIDRNNLKRSQSHLPYFAPKPPPDSAVIKAGYCVKQGAVMKNWKRRYFQLDENTIGYFKSELEKEPLRVIPLKEVHKVQECKQSDIMMRDNLFEIVTSSRTFYVQADSPEEMHSWIKAVSGAIVAQRGPGRSASSMRQARRLSNPCIQRYTSRTGECSTYVGSHANVPSY from the exons ATGCCTTATGTGGATCGTCAGAATCGCATTTGTGGTTTTCTAGAcattgaggaaaatgaaaacagtgggAAATTCCTTCGAAGGTACTTCATACTGGATACCAGAGAAGATAGTTTTGTATGGTACATGGATAATCCACAG AACTTACCTTCTGGATCATCACGTGTGGGAGCCATTAAACTTACCTACATTTCAAAG GTCAGCGATGCAACTAAGCTAAGGCCAAAGGCTGAGTTCTGTTTTG TTATGAATGCAGGGATGAGGAAATACTTCCTACAAGCTAATGATCAGCAAGACCTAGTAGAATGGGTAAACGTGTTGAACAAAGCTATAAAAATTACA gTACCAAAGCAGTCAGACTCACAGCCTCATTCTGATAACCTAAGTCGCCAGAGTGAATGTGGCAAGAAGCAAGTGTCTTACAGAACTGACATTGTTGGGGGCGTGCCCATCATTACCCCAACTCAG aAAGAAGAAGTGAACGAATGTGGTGAAAGTATCGACAGAAATAATTTGAAACGGTCACAGAGCCATCTTCCCTACTTTGCTCCTAAGCCACCTCCAGACAGCGCAGTCATCAAAGCTGGGTATTGTGTGAAGCAGGGAGCAGTG ATGAAAAACTggaagagaagatattttcaattgGATGAAAACACAATAGGCTACTTCAAATCTGAACTG GAAAAGGAACCTCTCCGCGTAATACCACTTAAAGAGGTTCATAAAGTCCAGGAATGTAAGCAGAG TGACATAATGATGAGAGACAATCTCTTTGAAATTGTAACATCGTCTCGAACTTTCTATGTGCAG GCTGATAGCCCTGAAGAGATGCACAGTTGGATTAAAGCAGTCTCTGGTGCCATTGTAGCACAGCGGGGACCTGGCCGATCAGCATCTTCT ATGCGGCAGGCCAGAAGGCTGTCGAATCCTTGTATACAGAGGTATACATCAAGAACTGGTGAATGCAGCACGTATGTGGGCTCTCACGCAAACGTGCCTTCTTACTAG
- the PLEKHA1 gene encoding pleckstrin homology domain-containing family A member 1 isoform X2: protein MPYVDRQNRICGFLDIEENENSGKFLRRYFILDTREDSFVWYMDNPQNLPSGSSRVGAIKLTYISKVSDATKLRPKAEFCFVMNAGMRKYFLQANDQQDLVEWVNVLNKAIKITVPKQSDSQPHSDNLSRQSECGKKQVSYRTDIVGGVPIITPTQKEEVNECGESIDRNNLKRSQSHLPYFAPKPPPDSAVIKAGYCVKQGAVMKNWKRRYFQLDENTIGYFKSELEKEPLRVIPLKEVHKVQECKQSDIMMRDNLFEIVTSSRTFYVQADSPEEMHSWIKAVSGAIVAQRGPGRSASSMRQARRLSNPCIQRYTSRTGECSTSIPAVLQTPSTLSALPAPQPPPPFARPLAATLWSQALPWRSEDFTNLLPRSSQGTSRSRLSLQENQLPK from the exons ATGCCTTATGTGGATCGTCAGAATCGCATTTGTGGTTTTCTAGAcattgaggaaaatgaaaacagtgggAAATTCCTTCGAAGGTACTTCATACTGGATACCAGAGAAGATAGTTTTGTATGGTACATGGATAATCCACAG AACTTACCTTCTGGATCATCACGTGTGGGAGCCATTAAACTTACCTACATTTCAAAG GTCAGCGATGCAACTAAGCTAAGGCCAAAGGCTGAGTTCTGTTTTG TTATGAATGCAGGGATGAGGAAATACTTCCTACAAGCTAATGATCAGCAAGACCTAGTAGAATGGGTAAACGTGTTGAACAAAGCTATAAAAATTACA gTACCAAAGCAGTCAGACTCACAGCCTCATTCTGATAACCTAAGTCGCCAGAGTGAATGTGGCAAGAAGCAAGTGTCTTACAGAACTGACATTGTTGGGGGCGTGCCCATCATTACCCCAACTCAG aAAGAAGAAGTGAACGAATGTGGTGAAAGTATCGACAGAAATAATTTGAAACGGTCACAGAGCCATCTTCCCTACTTTGCTCCTAAGCCACCTCCAGACAGCGCAGTCATCAAAGCTGGGTATTGTGTGAAGCAGGGAGCAGTG ATGAAAAACTggaagagaagatattttcaattgGATGAAAACACAATAGGCTACTTCAAATCTGAACTG GAAAAGGAACCTCTCCGCGTAATACCACTTAAAGAGGTTCATAAAGTCCAGGAATGTAAGCAGAG TGACATAATGATGAGAGACAATCTCTTTGAAATTGTAACATCGTCTCGAACTTTCTATGTGCAG GCTGATAGCCCTGAAGAGATGCACAGTTGGATTAAAGCAGTCTCTGGTGCCATTGTAGCACAGCGGGGACCTGGCCGATCAGCATCTTCT ATGCGGCAGGCCAGAAGGCTGTCGAATCCTTGTATACAGAGGTATACATCAAGAACTGGTGAATGCAGCAC GAGCATCCCAGCTGTCCTCCAGACCCCAAGCACGCTTTCCGCTCTGCCAGCGCCGCAGCCGCCGCCTCCCTTTGCACGGCCTCTCGCAGCAACTCTTTGGTCTCAAGCTTTACCGTGGAGAAGCGAGGATTTTACGAATCTCTTGCCAAGGTCAAGCCAGGGAACTTCAAGGTCCAGACTGTCTCTCCAAGAGAACCAGCTTCCAAAGTGA
- the PLEKHA1 gene encoding pleckstrin homology domain-containing family A member 1 isoform X5, which produces MPYVDRQNRICGFLDIEENENSGKFLRRYFILDTREDSFVWYMDNPQNLPSGSSRVGAIKLTYISKVSDATKLRPKAEFCFVMNAGMRKYFLQANDQQDLVEWVNVLNKAIKITVPKQSDSQPHSDNLSRQSECGKKQVSYRTDIVGGVPIITPTQKEEVNECGESIDRNNLKRSQSHLPYFAPKPPPDSAVIKAGYCVKQGAVMKNWKRRYFQLDENTIGYFKSELEKEPLRVIPLKEVHKVQECKQRLIALKRCTVGLKQSLVPL; this is translated from the exons ATGCCTTATGTGGATCGTCAGAATCGCATTTGTGGTTTTCTAGAcattgaggaaaatgaaaacagtgggAAATTCCTTCGAAGGTACTTCATACTGGATACCAGAGAAGATAGTTTTGTATGGTACATGGATAATCCACAG AACTTACCTTCTGGATCATCACGTGTGGGAGCCATTAAACTTACCTACATTTCAAAG GTCAGCGATGCAACTAAGCTAAGGCCAAAGGCTGAGTTCTGTTTTG TTATGAATGCAGGGATGAGGAAATACTTCCTACAAGCTAATGATCAGCAAGACCTAGTAGAATGGGTAAACGTGTTGAACAAAGCTATAAAAATTACA gTACCAAAGCAGTCAGACTCACAGCCTCATTCTGATAACCTAAGTCGCCAGAGTGAATGTGGCAAGAAGCAAGTGTCTTACAGAACTGACATTGTTGGGGGCGTGCCCATCATTACCCCAACTCAG aAAGAAGAAGTGAACGAATGTGGTGAAAGTATCGACAGAAATAATTTGAAACGGTCACAGAGCCATCTTCCCTACTTTGCTCCTAAGCCACCTCCAGACAGCGCAGTCATCAAAGCTGGGTATTGTGTGAAGCAGGGAGCAGTG ATGAAAAACTggaagagaagatattttcaattgGATGAAAACACAATAGGCTACTTCAAATCTGAACTG GAAAAGGAACCTCTCCGCGTAATACCACTTAAAGAGGTTCATAAAGTCCAGGAATGTAAGCAGAG GCTGATAGCCCTGAAGAGATGCACAGTTGGATTAAAGCAGTCTCTGGTGCCATTGTAG
- the PLEKHA1 gene encoding pleckstrin homology domain-containing family A member 1 isoform X1: MPYVDRQNRICGFLDIEENENSGKFLRRYFILDTREDSFVWYMDNPQNLPSGSSRVGAIKLTYISKVSDATKLRPKAEFCFVMNAGMRKYFLQANDQQDLVEWVNVLNKAIKITVPKQSDSQPHSDNLSRQSECGKKQVSYRTDIVGGVPIITPTQKEEVNECGESIDRNNLKRSQSHLPYFAPKPPPDSAVIKAGYCVKQGAVMKNWKRRYFQLDENTIGYFKSELEKEPLRVIPLKEVHKVQECKQSDIMMRDNLFEIVTSSRTFYVQADSPEEMHSWIKAVSGAIVAQRGPGRSASSEHPSCPPDPKHAFRSASAAAAASLCTASRSNSLVSSFTVEKRGFYESLAKVKPGNFKVQTVSPREPASKVTERAPLKPPSKTGPQDKDCDPVDLDDASLPVSDV, encoded by the exons ATGCCTTATGTGGATCGTCAGAATCGCATTTGTGGTTTTCTAGAcattgaggaaaatgaaaacagtgggAAATTCCTTCGAAGGTACTTCATACTGGATACCAGAGAAGATAGTTTTGTATGGTACATGGATAATCCACAG AACTTACCTTCTGGATCATCACGTGTGGGAGCCATTAAACTTACCTACATTTCAAAG GTCAGCGATGCAACTAAGCTAAGGCCAAAGGCTGAGTTCTGTTTTG TTATGAATGCAGGGATGAGGAAATACTTCCTACAAGCTAATGATCAGCAAGACCTAGTAGAATGGGTAAACGTGTTGAACAAAGCTATAAAAATTACA gTACCAAAGCAGTCAGACTCACAGCCTCATTCTGATAACCTAAGTCGCCAGAGTGAATGTGGCAAGAAGCAAGTGTCTTACAGAACTGACATTGTTGGGGGCGTGCCCATCATTACCCCAACTCAG aAAGAAGAAGTGAACGAATGTGGTGAAAGTATCGACAGAAATAATTTGAAACGGTCACAGAGCCATCTTCCCTACTTTGCTCCTAAGCCACCTCCAGACAGCGCAGTCATCAAAGCTGGGTATTGTGTGAAGCAGGGAGCAGTG ATGAAAAACTggaagagaagatattttcaattgGATGAAAACACAATAGGCTACTTCAAATCTGAACTG GAAAAGGAACCTCTCCGCGTAATACCACTTAAAGAGGTTCATAAAGTCCAGGAATGTAAGCAGAG TGACATAATGATGAGAGACAATCTCTTTGAAATTGTAACATCGTCTCGAACTTTCTATGTGCAG GCTGATAGCCCTGAAGAGATGCACAGTTGGATTAAAGCAGTCTCTGGTGCCATTGTAGCACAGCGGGGACCTGGCCGATCAGCATCTTCT GAGCATCCCAGCTGTCCTCCAGACCCCAAGCACGCTTTCCGCTCTGCCAGCGCCGCAGCCGCCGCCTCCCTTTGCACGGCCTCTCGCAGCAACTCTTTGGTCTCAAGCTTTACCGTGGAGAAGCGAGGATTTTACGAATCTCTTGCCAAGGTCAAGCCAGGGAACTTCAAGGTCCAGACTGTCTCTCCAAGAGAACCAGCTTCCAAAGTGACTGAACGCGCTCCGCTCAAACCTCCAAGTAAAACTGGCCCTCAGGATAAAGATTGTGACCCGGTGGACTTGGATGATGCAAGCCTTCCGGTCAGTGACGTGTAA
- the PLEKHA1 gene encoding pleckstrin homology domain-containing family A member 1 isoform X3, whose amino-acid sequence MPYVDRQNRICGFLDIEENENSGKFLRRYFILDTREDSFVWYMDNPQNLPSGSSRVGAIKLTYISKVSDATKLRPKAEFCFVMNAGMRKYFLQANDQQDLVEWVNVLNKAIKITVPKQSDSQPHSDNLSRQSECGKKQVSYRTDIVGGVPIITPTQKEEVNECGESIDRNNLKRSQSHLPYFAPKPPPDSAVIKAGYCVKQGAVMKNWKRRYFQLDENTIGYFKSELEKEPLRVIPLKEVHKVQECKQSDIMMRDNLFEIVTSSRTFYVQADSPEEMHSWIKAVSGAIVAQRGPGRSASSMRQARRLSNPCIQRSIPAVLQTPSTLSALPAPQPPPPFARPLAATLWSQALPWRSEDFTNLLPRSSQGTSRSRLSLQENQLPK is encoded by the exons ATGCCTTATGTGGATCGTCAGAATCGCATTTGTGGTTTTCTAGAcattgaggaaaatgaaaacagtgggAAATTCCTTCGAAGGTACTTCATACTGGATACCAGAGAAGATAGTTTTGTATGGTACATGGATAATCCACAG AACTTACCTTCTGGATCATCACGTGTGGGAGCCATTAAACTTACCTACATTTCAAAG GTCAGCGATGCAACTAAGCTAAGGCCAAAGGCTGAGTTCTGTTTTG TTATGAATGCAGGGATGAGGAAATACTTCCTACAAGCTAATGATCAGCAAGACCTAGTAGAATGGGTAAACGTGTTGAACAAAGCTATAAAAATTACA gTACCAAAGCAGTCAGACTCACAGCCTCATTCTGATAACCTAAGTCGCCAGAGTGAATGTGGCAAGAAGCAAGTGTCTTACAGAACTGACATTGTTGGGGGCGTGCCCATCATTACCCCAACTCAG aAAGAAGAAGTGAACGAATGTGGTGAAAGTATCGACAGAAATAATTTGAAACGGTCACAGAGCCATCTTCCCTACTTTGCTCCTAAGCCACCTCCAGACAGCGCAGTCATCAAAGCTGGGTATTGTGTGAAGCAGGGAGCAGTG ATGAAAAACTggaagagaagatattttcaattgGATGAAAACACAATAGGCTACTTCAAATCTGAACTG GAAAAGGAACCTCTCCGCGTAATACCACTTAAAGAGGTTCATAAAGTCCAGGAATGTAAGCAGAG TGACATAATGATGAGAGACAATCTCTTTGAAATTGTAACATCGTCTCGAACTTTCTATGTGCAG GCTGATAGCCCTGAAGAGATGCACAGTTGGATTAAAGCAGTCTCTGGTGCCATTGTAGCACAGCGGGGACCTGGCCGATCAGCATCTTCT ATGCGGCAGGCCAGAAGGCTGTCGAATCCTTGTATACAGAG GAGCATCCCAGCTGTCCTCCAGACCCCAAGCACGCTTTCCGCTCTGCCAGCGCCGCAGCCGCCGCCTCCCTTTGCACGGCCTCTCGCAGCAACTCTTTGGTCTCAAGCTTTACCGTGGAGAAGCGAGGATTTTACGAATCTCTTGCCAAGGTCAAGCCAGGGAACTTCAAGGTCCAGACTGTCTCTCCAAGAGAACCAGCTTCCAAAGTGA
- the PLEKHA1 gene encoding pleckstrin homology domain-containing family A member 1 isoform X6, with product MKTVGNSFEGTSYWIPEKIVLYGTWIIHRTYLLDHHVWEPLNLPTFQSDATKLRPKAEFCFVMNAGMRKYFLQANDQQDLVEWVNVLNKAIKITVPKQSDSQPHSDNLSRQSECGKKQVSYRTDIVGGVPIITPTQKEEVNECGESIDRNNLKRSQSHLPYFAPKPPPDSAVIKAGYCVKQGAVMKNWKRRYFQLDENTIGYFKSELEKEPLRVIPLKEVHKVQECKQSDIMMRDNLFEIVTSSRTFYVQADSPEEMHSWIKAVSGAIVAQRGPGRSASSEHPSCPPDPKHAFRSASAAAAASLCTASRSNSLVSSFTVEKRGFYESLAKVKPGNFKVQTVSPREPASKVTERAPLKPPSKTGPQDKDCDPVDLDDASLPVSDV from the exons atgaaaacagtgggAAATTCCTTCGAAGGTACTTCATACTGGATACCAGAGAAGATAGTTTTGTATGGTACATGGATAATCCACAG AACTTACCTTCTGGATCATCACGTGTGGGAGCCATTAAACTTACCTACATTTCAAAG CGATGCAACTAAGCTAAGGCCAAAGGCTGAGTTCTGTTTTG TTATGAATGCAGGGATGAGGAAATACTTCCTACAAGCTAATGATCAGCAAGACCTAGTAGAATGGGTAAACGTGTTGAACAAAGCTATAAAAATTACA gTACCAAAGCAGTCAGACTCACAGCCTCATTCTGATAACCTAAGTCGCCAGAGTGAATGTGGCAAGAAGCAAGTGTCTTACAGAACTGACATTGTTGGGGGCGTGCCCATCATTACCCCAACTCAG aAAGAAGAAGTGAACGAATGTGGTGAAAGTATCGACAGAAATAATTTGAAACGGTCACAGAGCCATCTTCCCTACTTTGCTCCTAAGCCACCTCCAGACAGCGCAGTCATCAAAGCTGGGTATTGTGTGAAGCAGGGAGCAGTG ATGAAAAACTggaagagaagatattttcaattgGATGAAAACACAATAGGCTACTTCAAATCTGAACTG GAAAAGGAACCTCTCCGCGTAATACCACTTAAAGAGGTTCATAAAGTCCAGGAATGTAAGCAGAG TGACATAATGATGAGAGACAATCTCTTTGAAATTGTAACATCGTCTCGAACTTTCTATGTGCAG GCTGATAGCCCTGAAGAGATGCACAGTTGGATTAAAGCAGTCTCTGGTGCCATTGTAGCACAGCGGGGACCTGGCCGATCAGCATCTTCT GAGCATCCCAGCTGTCCTCCAGACCCCAAGCACGCTTTCCGCTCTGCCAGCGCCGCAGCCGCCGCCTCCCTTTGCACGGCCTCTCGCAGCAACTCTTTGGTCTCAAGCTTTACCGTGGAGAAGCGAGGATTTTACGAATCTCTTGCCAAGGTCAAGCCAGGGAACTTCAAGGTCCAGACTGTCTCTCCAAGAGAACCAGCTTCCAAAGTGACTGAACGCGCTCCGCTCAAACCTCCAAGTAAAACTGGCCCTCAGGATAAAGATTGTGACCCGGTGGACTTGGATGATGCAAGCCTTCCGGTCAGTGACGTGTAA